A window from Mytilus trossulus isolate FHL-02 unplaced genomic scaffold, PNRI_Mtr1.1.1.hap1 h1tg000122l__unscaffolded, whole genome shotgun sequence encodes these proteins:
- the LOC134700136 gene encoding uncharacterized protein LOC134700136 has protein sequence MIGILCIVREFVDLVGLCPFGPSVRPCSEPERSPQVQGLCCDVPSPVVESPELPRAADPEQCLVEAPRVALFSAMPFEVEVISTLDDTVENDTAVFEEEEEHELVFDTDDADLFSTWDQEQQQADEWWEDLERRVIDVSEEVAALSEDYSEVKQRLESDDETLQMFGANLESEGRNLQMQYVISRVLPCCGPLDLEECVSDVEELSLEDDEVFTDEQDRVVIWDEEGRAAMRRVWFRRHFMKSHCLNGFWRTFRGYSLRCRMFQLSIVCR, from the coding sequence ATGATTGGTATACTATGTATAGTGAGAGAGTTTGTAGACTTAGTAGGTCTGTGTCCGTTTGGTCCTTCGGTTAGACCATGTAGTGAGCCAGAGAGGTCACCCCAGGTTCAAGGTTTGTGTTGTGATGTTCCTTCCCCTGTGGTAGAGTCTCCTGAGCTACCAAGGGCTGCTGACCCGGAGCAGTGTTTGGTGGAAGCACCCCGTGTTGCATTGTTTTCAGCAATGCCATTTGAGGTAGAAGTCATTTCTACTTTGGATGACACTGTTGAAAACGATACAGCGGTGTTTGAGGAGGAAGAGGAACATGAGTTGGTTTTCGACACAGATGATGCTGACCTTTTCTCAACCTGGGATCAGGAGCAGCAGCAGGCTGATGAGTGGTGGGAGGATCTGGAAAGAAGGGTTATTGATGTTTCAGAGGAGGTCGCGGCCCTATCCGAGGATTATAGTGAGGTAAAACAAAGGTTGGAGAGTGATGATGAGACTCTGCAGATGTTTGGCGCAAACTTGGAAAGTGAGGGTCGAAATCTGCAGATGCAGTATGTAATCTCCAGGGTTTTACCTTGCTGTGGTCCTTTGGATTTAGAAGAATGTGTAAGTGATGTGGAAGAGCTGTCTCTAGAGGATGACGAGGTCTTTACTGATGAGCAGGATAGAGTTGTGATTTGGGATGAGGAGGGCAGAGCAGCTATGAGGAGAGTTTGGTTCAGGAGGCATTTCATGAAGAGTCATTGTCTGAATGGTTTTTGGAGGACCTTTAGAGGGTACAGTTTGAGGTGTCGGATGTTTCAGCTTAGTATTGTGTGTCGTTGA